A single window of Triplophysa rosa linkage group LG2, Trosa_1v2, whole genome shotgun sequence DNA harbors:
- the si:dkey-245n4.2 gene encoding uncharacterized protein si:dkey-245n4.2, whose translation MDGIWKGLWTLILTTLIFEESRGFQIRNEELRKCVQVNEDQVSGRLSLQECRADSTLQEWHWNPVTRTLSNPQTGGCLTAHQIQDLEIVWLQACRSGEQDYEDQTWSCSKKGLLTLHGKGLHLSALHDSSKLFLSKSRGKGNKWKTLANRTICEEADGTHDGQNVLQESQQTLQTGPRILTKIRYWHSESIDMTAPKTTEVTQTSLPEPQSSTEHEGPSINVFTADYGMGWKMTMMLLSSLALLLGLVILILNIYQNRRKRTVVVLKSYTPTGEVSQPGSPVPSERAPLTQHLMKPAQSPSFQRGEILVEWKDGTVTPLFETYLTD comes from the exons ATGGATGGGATTTGGAAAGGGTTGTGGACTTTGATTCTCACAACACTCATTTTTGAAG AATCTAGAGGATTCCAGATCAGGAATGAAGAGCTGAGAAAGTGTGTACAGGTAAATGAAGACCAGGTCAGCGGTAGGTTAAGCCTGCAGGAGTGCAGAGCAGATTCCACACTTCAGGAATGGCACTGGAACCCTGTGACCCGCACCCTCAGCAACCCACAGACGGGAGGGTGTTTAACTGCACACCAGATCCAGGACCTAgaaattgtttggttacaagcttgCAGGTCCGGGGAACAGGATTATGAGGATCAGACCTGGAGTTGCTCTAAAAAGGGTCTCCTGACATTACACGGCAAGGGCCTGCACCTAAGTGCACTCCACGATTCCTCCAAGCTCTTCCTGTCCAAAAGTCGCGGAAAAGGCAACAAGTGGAAGACGTTGGCTAATCGAACAATATGCGAGGAGGCAGACGGGACACATGATGGCCAGAATGTGTTGCAAGAATCTCAGCAGACACTTCAGACTGGACCCAGAATCCTCACTAAAATTCGCTATTGGCATT CTGAGAGTATTGACATGACTGCCCCTAAGACCACTGAAGTAACACAGACTTCATTGCCTGAACCTCAAAGTAGCACAGAACATGAGGGACCTTCTATTAATGTATTTACTGCAGACTATG GGATGGGCTGGAAAATGACAATGATGCTTTTGAGTTCCTTGGCCCTGTTACTTGGACTTGTTATCCTCATTCTGAACATCTATCAAAACAG GAGGAAGAGGACTGTTGTGGTGCTGAAATCTTACACTCCAACAGGAGAGGTCAGTCAACCAGGTTCTCCTGTACCTAGTGAGAGAGCCCCTCTAACCCAGCACCTCATGAAACCTGCCCAGTCACCTTCTTTCCAGAGAGGCGAGATCCTTGTGGAGTGGAAAGATGGAACAGTCACCCCACTGTTTGAAACATACCTAACTGACTAA
- the aqp3a gene encoding aquaporin-3a produces the protein MGRQKAMLVKVAQTVQIRNKLLRQGLAECLGTLILVMFGCGAVAQVILSEGSHGLFLTVNLAFGFAATLGILICGQVSGGHLNPAVTFALCLLGREKWRKFPVYFFFQTLGSFLGAAIIFAEYHDAMYDYAGETNELLVTGNRSTAGIFATYPSKHLTLLNGFTDQMIGTAALIVCILAIVDPFNNPIPQGLEAFTVGFSVLVIGLSMGFNSGYAVNPARDLGPRIFTAMAGWGTEVFTAGDCWFLVPIFAPFLGSIIGVIVYQLMVGWHMEGEVRDRKMRGTDENIKLNDVTSKDGLA, from the exons ATGGGAAGGCAGAAGGCCATGCTGGTTAAGGTTGCGCAGACTGTGCAGATCCGCAACAAGCTGCTGCGCCAGGGATTGGCAGAATGCTTGGGAACTCTCATCCTGGTG ATGTTTGGTTGTGGTGCTGTTGCCCAGGTCATACTAAGTGAAGGATCTCATGGTCTCTTTCTCACTGTTAATCTCGCTTTTGGGTTTGCTGCTACCCTTGGAATCTTGATCTGCGGCCAGGTGTCAG GGGGTCATTTAAATCCAGCTGTTACATTTGCTCTCTGCCTCTTGGGAAGAGAAAAATGGAGAAAGTTCCCAGTTTATTTCTTCTTCCAAACATTGGGATCATTCCTGGGTGCTGCGATTATCTTTGCTGAATACCACG atgCCATGTATGATTATGCTGGAGAAACAAATGAGTTGCTTGTAACTGGGAATAGATCCACTGCTGGGATTTTTGCTACTTACCCCAGCAAGCATCTCACCCTCTTAAATGGTTTTACTGACCAG ATGATAGGCACAGCGGCTCTGATTGTCTGCATCCTGGCCATTGTTGATCCGTTCAACAACCCGATCCCTCAAGGTCTCGAGGCTTTCACTGTTGGATTTAGCGTCCTTGTCATTGGCCTCTCCATGGGTTTCAATTCTGGTTATGCCGTGAATCCAGCCAGAGATCTAGGACCTCGTATTTTCACCGCCATGGCTGGATGGGGTACTGAAGTTTTCAC TGCCGGGGATTGTTGGTTTTTGGTGCCAATCTTTGCCCCTTTCCTGGGATCCATCATTGGCGTGATTGTGTACCAGCTAATGGTGGGATGGCACATGGAGGGAGAAGTTCGAGACAGGAAGATGAGAGGTACGGATGAGAACATCAAGCTTAATGATGTCACCAGCAAGGATGGATTGGCGTGA
- the LOC130563691 gene encoding putative nuclease HARBI1, which translates to CPLGFPNVIGCIDGTHIPIIAPSQNEADYVNRKSIHSINVQIICDAAHIITNVEAKWPGSVHDSRIYRESSLSNRMGQGEIDGLLLGDRGYPCQPTLITPYPEPEPGPQQHFNVAHNRTRSRVEMTIGLLKSRFQCLRHLRVTPERACDIIVACVVLHNIAIIRGEQHPALQIQDPEEDLIHHGDFQDGRVVRDLICRNVFGH; encoded by the exons TGCCCTTTAGGATTTCCCAATGTAATTGGGTGCATTGATGGCACCCATATTCCCATCATCGCTCCTTCCCAAAATGAGGCCGATTATGTCAATCGGAAGTCCATCCACAGCATTAATGTGCAG ATCATATGTGATGCTGCACACATAATTACAAATGTGGAGGCTAAGTGGCCCGGCTCGGTTCATGACTCACGGATATATCGTGAGTCATCTCTGAGCAACAGAATGGGCCAAG GAGAGATCGATGGCCTGCTGCTGGGTGATAGGGGTTACCCGTGCCAACCTACACTCATAACCCCTTACCCAGAACCTGAGCCAGGCCCCCAGCAGCACTTCAATGTGGCACACAACAGGACAAGATCCCGGGTGGAGATGACCATAGGCCTGTTGAAATCACGTTTCCAGTGCCTACGCCACCTCAGGGTGACCCCTGAAAGGGCTTGTGACATTATTGTGGCATGTGTTGTTCTTCATAATATTGCCATTATTAGAGGGGAGCAACACCCTGCCCTACAAATTCAAGACCCTGAGGAAGACCTCATACACCATGGGGATTTCCAGGATGGAAGGGTGGTCAGAGACCTCATATGCCGCAATGTCTTTGGACACTAA